One region of Halomonas huangheensis genomic DNA includes:
- the pcnB gene encoding polynucleotide adenylyltransferase PcnB, translated as MIKGFTRFLQSPSEHFRSLFGPQEAAAGPPTPRVIHRDEHPISRSQFSDAALKVLYRLHNSGYDAFLVGGCLRDSLLGMTPKDFDVATNATPEQVKQLFRNSRIIGRRFRIVHVRFGREVIEVTTFRGKPSDDHADHIAAQSDAGLLLRDNVWGNIEEDALRRDFTINALYYSIADFSIHDFAGGLDDIESRTLRLIGDPATRYREDPVRMLRAIRFAAKLDFNLAPATEAPIHDLAPLLLQIPPARLFDELLKLFLSGDGLATYRLLREYGLFAMLFPEADECIDELPWFESLIEQALTSTDQRIRDDRPVTPAFLLAAFMWGPVQRRQADIEADGMPSVPALQAAAQQVISRELKHVSIPKRFSMPMRDIWDLQQRLPQRRGKRAFQTREHPRFRAAYDFLLLREAAGELEPGLGDWWTAFQQADDHEQRRLLGKVGVDPASSPGPRKRRRRRRKPRSDSSTPPSSE; from the coding sequence ATGATCAAAGGATTTACCCGCTTTCTACAAAGCCCCAGCGAGCACTTTCGTTCTCTGTTCGGGCCGCAGGAAGCAGCAGCTGGCCCTCCGACACCTCGCGTCATTCATCGCGACGAACACCCGATATCGCGCAGTCAGTTCAGTGACGCTGCGCTCAAGGTACTGTATCGCCTGCACAATTCTGGCTATGATGCTTTTCTGGTGGGTGGCTGTTTGCGCGACTCCCTGCTGGGCATGACGCCCAAGGATTTTGATGTCGCCACCAATGCCACCCCCGAACAGGTCAAGCAGCTGTTTCGCAATTCACGAATCATCGGACGTCGTTTCCGCATTGTTCACGTGCGCTTCGGTCGTGAAGTGATCGAGGTCACCACCTTCCGTGGCAAACCCAGCGACGATCATGCTGACCATATTGCCGCTCAGTCCGATGCCGGCCTGCTGCTGCGCGACAACGTGTGGGGCAATATCGAGGAAGATGCGCTTCGTCGGGACTTCACCATCAATGCGCTGTACTACAGCATTGCCGACTTCAGCATTCATGACTTTGCCGGCGGCCTCGACGATATCGAGTCGCGGACCCTGCGCCTGATCGGTGATCCGGCAACTCGCTACAGGGAAGACCCGGTACGCATGCTGCGGGCGATTCGCTTCGCCGCCAAGCTGGACTTCAATCTCGCGCCGGCAACCGAAGCACCGATTCACGATCTCGCACCACTGCTGCTGCAGATTCCACCAGCACGCCTGTTCGATGAACTGCTCAAGCTGTTCCTCTCCGGTGACGGTCTGGCAACCTACCGACTGCTGCGTGAGTACGGCCTGTTTGCCATGCTGTTTCCGGAAGCTGACGAGTGTATCGATGAACTGCCCTGGTTCGAGAGCCTCATCGAGCAGGCGCTGACCAGTACCGACCAACGCATTCGTGACGACCGCCCCGTGACTCCGGCATTCCTGCTGGCCGCGTTCATGTGGGGACCAGTACAACGCCGTCAAGCCGATATCGAGGCCGATGGCATGCCTTCGGTACCTGCGCTGCAAGCCGCCGCACAGCAGGTGATCAGCCGCGAGCTGAAGCATGTTTCGATTCCCAAACGCTTCAGCATGCCGATGCGCGATATCTGGGATCTGCAGCAGCGTCTTCCGCAGCGCCGCGGAAAACGCGCTTTCCAGACACGGGAACACCCCCGTTTTCGTGCCGCCTATGATTTTCTGTTGCTGCGCGAGGCCGCTGGAGAGCTCGAACCGGGCTTGGGTGACTGGTGGACCGCCTTCCAGCAGGCCGATGATCATGAGCAACGTCGCCTACTGGGAAAAGTCGGCGTAGACCCAGCCAGTAGTCCTGGCCCACGCAAGCGACGCAGGCGTCGGCGCAAGCCTCGCTCGGACTCTTCAACACCACCGAGCTCAGAATAA
- the folK gene encoding 2-amino-4-hydroxy-6-hydroxymethyldihydropteridine diphosphokinase encodes MTEARAWIGLGSNLCSPHQQILDALAELDQLPLCRLEIASQRYITRPVGPQDQPDFVNAVAQVHTRLSPLALLDQLQALEQRHRRVRQRHWGPRTLDLDLLLFENQDWHHPRLTLPHPHMHQRAFVILPLSEIAPELELPNGRRVAALAAELARDLANDEVRPVTT; translated from the coding sequence ATGACCGAAGCACGTGCCTGGATCGGGTTGGGCAGTAACCTCTGCTCACCCCACCAGCAAATCCTCGATGCGTTGGCAGAGCTGGACCAGTTGCCCTTATGCCGGCTCGAAATCGCCTCACAACGCTATATCACTCGACCCGTCGGCCCTCAGGACCAGCCGGATTTCGTCAACGCGGTAGCACAGGTTCATACTCGACTGTCGCCACTGGCTCTGCTGGATCAGCTCCAGGCCCTGGAGCAGCGCCATCGACGCGTGCGCCAACGTCATTGGGGACCACGCACCCTCGACCTTGACCTATTGTTGTTCGAGAATCAGGACTGGCATCATCCGCGCTTGACGCTTCCCCACCCTCACATGCACCAGCGCGCCTTTGTGATATTGCCACTGTCCGAGATAGCACCTGAACTTGAGTTGCCGAATGGGCGCCGCGTTGCGGCATTGGCAGCCGAACTCGCCAGGGACCTGGCCAATGACGAGGTACGTCCGGTAACGACCTGA
- a CDS encoding sigma-54-dependent transcriptional regulator, translating into MSVHTSRILIVDDDPISRSNIKRLLERHEHDVVEADCVDEASQHDLDSFDLVISDLSLPDEPGTVLVQLARPIPVLITTSHASMRSAVDALKLGAVDYVAKPPDPDELLETVSRILHQQAARHSKPPAIADDGGSRRTMIGNCPAMQVVYTRIRKTAPANVTVLIQGESGTGKELVAKALHQQSGRAHRSLICVNCAAIPETLIESELFGHERGAFTGATTTRTGLVEAADGGTLFLDEIGELPLDAQARLLRVLQEGEIRRIGSVDTRHVDVRLIAATHRDLRALSRSGEFRLDLYYRLNVMQIDLPPLRERDEDILEIADVLLQKACQRHGREQLQLSRATRQHIRDYPWPGNVRELENALERGVILAEGHLIHPDDLGISPAPASRIIPSATGMASSNEPARDNDNEEDLSLEDYFQHFVLEHQDQMSETELAHKLGISRKCLWERRQRLGIPRRKPPRRNTQ; encoded by the coding sequence ATGTCTGTTCACACCAGTCGAATACTGATTGTTGATGATGACCCCATCAGTCGTAGCAACATAAAACGTCTGCTGGAGCGCCACGAACATGACGTGGTGGAAGCGGACTGCGTGGATGAGGCTAGCCAGCATGACCTCGATAGCTTCGACCTGGTTATCAGTGACCTGAGCCTACCCGACGAGCCCGGCACTGTGCTGGTGCAGCTCGCCCGCCCCATACCGGTATTGATCACCACCAGCCATGCCAGCATGCGTTCGGCGGTCGATGCCCTGAAGCTTGGCGCTGTGGACTATGTGGCCAAGCCTCCTGACCCGGATGAACTACTGGAAACGGTGTCACGCATACTCCATCAACAGGCCGCCCGCCATAGCAAACCACCCGCAATCGCCGATGACGGTGGCAGCCGTCGCACCATGATTGGCAATTGCCCAGCCATGCAGGTGGTCTATACCCGCATTCGCAAGACCGCCCCGGCAAATGTCACCGTCCTCATCCAGGGAGAATCCGGGACCGGCAAGGAACTGGTGGCCAAAGCGCTGCATCAGCAAAGCGGACGCGCTCATCGTTCGCTGATCTGCGTCAACTGTGCCGCCATCCCGGAAACCTTGATCGAGTCCGAACTCTTCGGCCACGAGAGAGGGGCATTCACAGGTGCAACCACCACCCGTACCGGTCTTGTAGAAGCTGCGGATGGCGGCACCCTGTTTCTCGATGAAATCGGCGAACTTCCACTGGACGCCCAGGCCCGGCTGCTGCGCGTACTACAGGAAGGTGAGATTCGGCGCATAGGCTCAGTGGATACCCGCCACGTGGACGTACGTCTGATCGCTGCCACACATCGTGACCTACGAGCCTTATCACGCAGTGGCGAGTTTCGACTCGATCTCTACTACCGCCTCAATGTCATGCAGATCGACCTGCCACCGCTGCGCGAGCGGGATGAAGACATTCTTGAGATTGCTGATGTGCTGCTGCAGAAGGCCTGCCAGCGTCATGGCCGCGAACAGTTACAGTTGTCCAGAGCCACCCGCCAGCACATTCGCGACTATCCATGGCCCGGCAACGTCCGTGAACTGGAGAATGCACTGGAGCGCGGCGTGATTCTTGCTGAAGGCCACCTGATTCACCCAGACGATCTGGGTATCAGTCCAGCTCCTGCGTCACGTATCATCCCGTCTGCGACAGGCATGGCCAGCAGCAACGAGCCAGCGCGCGACAATGACAACGAAGAAGACCTCTCACTCGAAGACTACTTCCAGCATTTCGTGCTTGAGCATCAGGATCAGATGAGTGAAACAGAACTGGCACACAAGCTTGGCATCTCGCGCAAGTGCTTGTGGGAAAGGCGTCAACGTCTTGGGATACCGAGGCGCAAGCCACCGCGTCGCAACACGCAATAG